The genomic interval GTCGTCAATGAAGTTATCGCTTCCGGAGGGCGGAAGGTCGCGCGGGTTGGCTGCTTTTCTTGCCGAGAGGCAAGAGAAACCTCAAAAAGAGCCTGCGGAAGGGCAGAAATCGGCTAGTAGACACTCTCCGCAGCGGGGCCGGCGCGCACTGCACACGCGGCGCCCGTGCAGGATCATCCGCAAGCTCAACGCCCCGCGCTCGCTGGCCTTCACCATCGGGTTCAGATCCATCTCGACCTTCACCGGATCGGTGTTGGTGGTGAGCCCGAGACGCTGTGACAGCCGCAGCACGTGCGTGTCGACCGGCAGCCCGGGTAGTCCCATCGCCACGCTCCGCACCACGTTGCCGGTCTTGCGGCCGACGCCGGGCAGGGTCACGAGGTCGGACAGCTTGGTGGGGACCTCGGAGTGGAACCGCTCGACCAGCGCCCGGGCCATCCCCATGATGCTCTTCGTCTTGTTGCGGTAGAAGCCGGTGGACTGCACCAGCACCTCGACCTCGGCCGGGTTGGCGCCGGCAAGGTCCTGGGGGGTCGGGTAGCGGGCGAACAGGGCGGGCGTCGCCTTGTTGACGTTCACGTCGGTGGTCTGCGCGGAGAGGATGGTCGCCGTCAGGAGCTGGAAGGGGTTCTCGTAGTCGAGCTCGCACAGCTCCGTGGCGGTGCCGGGGTACTCCTCGGCGAGCCGCTCGGACACCACGCGAGCCCGACCGGCCGGCGTGCGCGGGCGACCAGTAGCCATCGGGCCGACGATACCGGTCCCTGGGCAGCGGGTTTGTACGATCCCGGCGATGCCCGCGAGATGGGTCTACGGGGCCACCGACGACGACGACCGAGACGCCGCTGCACAGGGGCTCCGCATGGTGCGCGAGCTGTACCAGATGCGGCGACCGCTACCCGTCGAGCCCGAGACCGACGGCGCACCGCGGCTCGCCACCCGGCCGTTCGAGGTGGGGCGCGACGAGGCGGCGTGGCTGCGGGTCAACAACCGGGCCTTCGCCTCCCACCCCGACCAGAGCAGCTGGACCCCGGCCGACATCGCCGCCCAGGAGGCGGAGGACTGGTTCGACCCCGAGGGCTTCCTGCTCCTCGAGACCGACGACGGGATGCTGCAGGGCTTCTGCTGGACCAAGGTCCACCCGGTCACCGACGTCGACCCGGCCATGGGCGAGATCTACGTCATCGGTGTCGACCCCGACTGGCACGGGCAGGGACTGGGGCGGGCCCTCGTGC from Acidimicrobiales bacterium carries:
- the nth gene encoding endonuclease III — translated: MATGRPRTPAGRARVVSERLAEEYPGTATELCELDYENPFQLLTATILSAQTTDVNVNKATPALFARYPTPQDLAGANPAEVEVLVQSTGFYRNKTKSIMGMARALVERFHSEVPTKLSDLVTLPGVGRKTGNVVRSVAMGLPGLPVDTHVLRLSQRLGLTTNTDPVKVEMDLNPMVKASERGALSLRMILHGRRVCSARRPRCGECLLADFCPSAGSF
- the mshD gene encoding mycothiol synthase — encoded protein: MPARWVYGATDDDDRDAAAQGLRMVRELYQMRRPLPVEPETDGAPRLATRPFEVGRDEAAWLRVNNRAFASHPDQSSWTPADIAAQEAEDWFDPEGFLLLETDDGMLQGFCWTKVHPVTDVDPAMGEIYVIGVDPDWHGQGLGRALVLAGLAHLAHRGLRVGMLYVESNNTPAVHLYRRLGFTIHQV